A region of the Candidatus Schekmanbacteria bacterium genome:
CAATAATCAAGCAAGGTATCTTCGAAATGACTGATACACTATGCCGCAATTTTTAGATAATCATCTATAAGCGCAGGGATTTGAGCACTCCATTGGAACTGCTCATCGATGTCCCTCCTCTGCCGTGCCAGCCAAGACAATGCTTGCACTACTGCGTAAAAGTTGTTAGCAGGAGCAACTGCTCCGGGTACTTCATCAGTATATTTGACTTTCTTTTTGGTAGGAGGCTCTTTTTTATTAGGAGGAACGACATTGACATCTCTGCCTGACATTGCAATATGGTATGTTCTTACTGCCGCTTTAACACCCCATTTTTCTTTTACCGACACATTAATCCATCTCTCAAAGGCACATTTATTGAGAGGAGTTTTATATAATTGCTCCAACACTTTTTTCTCTTTCTCATAAGCGGCAAATCCTTTTATTATCAAATTGTTTACATAATATTGATCAAGGGATTTAGTATGACGGCGTTCATCCATAAGAGATTTTGGGTCAAATACTACCATCCCATTTGAACATATTAGTCTTAACCATCCAAATAATAATGACAATTTAGTGCTCCCATCAACGGAATTTCTGCACCAAAAGGAAAAACCAACTTTATGTCCGTCGCCCGGGTCAAAATGATATTTTGAAGGAAGTATCATTAAAAATTCTATTCTCTCACCGTACGGAGTCATAAACATTCTAAATTCTGTCTCATTGAAATGGGGTATATTTTTGAAAGAATCGATTACTAATGTCAAAATATCTCGATGCTGTATCAACGAATATGACTTGGAAACAATTCCTACAGGAATTTCACCTTCTCCATTCATTGGTTTTCTTACTATAACATCGTAGAATTTGTTCATTCCATCCGCGCTAAAAGGTTTCCTTTCAAAATCAGGAATCTTTCCCATAATATATTCAAGAGTGCCTTTA
Encoded here:
- a CDS encoding DUF932 domain-containing protein, producing the protein MTNFQSMGRRIGGLGMMNFQSMERNKRLKRWSGLPVIFHKGTLEYIMGKIPDFERKPFSADGMNKFYDVIVRKPMNGEGEIPVGIVSKSYSLIQHRDILTLVIDSFKNIPHFNETEFRMFMTPYGERIEFLMILPSKYHFDPGDGHKVGFSFWCRNSVDGSTKLSLLFGWLRLICSNGMVVFDPKSLMDERRHTKSLDQYYVNNLIIKGFAAYEKEKKVLEQLYKTPLNKCAFERWINVSVKEKWGVKAAVRTYHIAMSGRDVNVVPPNKKEPPTKKKVKYTDEVPGAVAPANNFYAVVQALSWLARQRRDIDEQFQWSAQIPALIDDYLKIAA